The Juglans regia cultivar Chandler chromosome 16, Walnut 2.0, whole genome shotgun sequence nucleotide sequence tatgttaaaatttaaaaatattgattttttgtgtgagtaggtagtcttatttttttttaaacatcgtggttactaataaatatagattttaacttttatataaaattatggtaATCAAATCAGATGAGTTATGTGTGTTAGTTCAATCAAATTATATGAAACAAGTTTAAATGAGTCGTGTCATCTtaacctatttttaattaattatgaaatggATCAAATAGGTGACACGACATAATCCGTTATCTAAATGGATTaggttgagatttgaaaatttaacaCGTTTAGCTTAATAGATCGGATTCGGATTAACCTATATAATTGAATGTTCAtaatttggcataacataaacacGATTTGAAAACACGATTTGTCATCCCTAATCACTATACTATTAGAACAAaggttttaaattcaaacttgaCACTTtacttcatttaattaaatattcacaTTTTAGACTAACTTATTAAGAGAGAATTTGGCCCAACCCACACATgataaagaatattaaaatataaaataaataataaaatctatcaatTTCCActcatatttatataactaCGGCTTCAATATATATCTGTTTCTCTTTTCAATATATAACTACGGCGCCCCATGTGTTCTCACTCTACTTTTTATGCTAACAGTGGAACTGGCAGACTATGGTCATAGGATTGTCATTCTTGGCATTCCTTCTGTTTACCAAGTACATCGTAAGTATCATCTATATTGCAGTACTATTACTACTTAACCTTAATTTTGCAGCCTTTTCCACTCTATTTGCTCGACTACTCTTGTTTGATAATGGCTCAgggaaaaaagaacaagaaattctTTTGGGTTGCTGCTATTGCTCCTTTGTCCTCTGTTGTAATTGCCACCTTTTTCGTGGGTATCACCCATGCGGAAAAGCAAGGTGTTTCAATTGTAAGTGCTCGTTTATGAGTTTAAGATTTTGTTTTCAACGTGCCATGCACAAAGGAGATGCATGGCAAGCTCATATGATATAGCTTTCGTCTTGTATCAGGTAAGACATATAGATAGGGGCATCAATCCATCCTCTTTTCATGAAATCCATTGGACTGGAGAATTTCTTCTCAAAGGTCTTAGGATTGGTGTCGTGGCGGGTATGGTAGCTCTAACGGTAAGCAAATCTCAGGCCCCAATAACTTTACTCGGTTTGGGATATATAATTAGTCAGCTAAACTGGCATCACGGCAGATATTAATTCAGTATCTGAATATAAATTAGATGATTTAAAGATCACGTTTTTAGTATAATTGGTGATTTAAAATACCCTAATTCCCTTCAATATTAAAGCACAAGTTCTTGGGATTCTAGGAAGCTGTAGCAATCGGAAGAACATTTGCTGCAATGAAGGACTACCAGCTGGATGGAAACAAAGAAATGGTGGCACTGGGAAGTATGAACATTGTTGGTTCCATGACATCTTGCTATGTAGCTACAGGTGTGTAAGGGGGCCGGGTTGCAAAGATTCAGATATCTCATCCTCTTCGATCATCAAACATTAATCTTGCCTGCCCTGATCTTCCTTCATGCAGGATCCTTCTCTCGCTCAGCAGTAAATTTCATGGCCGGCTGCAAAACAGCCGTTTCCAACATCGTGATGTCTTGTGTTGTTCTTCTAACTTTGGTACTCATCACCCCATTGTTCAAGTACACCCCGAATGCTGTACTTGCTTCCATCATCATAGCTGCTGTGGTAGGCCTAGTTGACATCGGAGCTGTAATACTGCTATGGAAGATTGACAAATTCGATTTCGTTGCTTGCATGGGTGCCTTCTTTGGAGTAATTTTTAAAAGCGTTGAGATAGGTCTCCTAATTGCAGTAAGAATTCAAGGACTTTTTGGtgttttatgttaatttctGTTTGCATGCCTGCccagtactgaaaaattctaactTTTGTGAATAAAAGGTCGCAATATCCTTTGCCAAAATCCTCCTGCAAGTCACCAGGCCACGAACTGCATTACTTGGGAAGCTCCCAGGAACAAACGTTTACAGGAATGTGGAGCAATATTCCAATGCAACAACTGTTCCTGGCATTCTGATCATCAGAGTTGATTCTGCAATTTACTTTTCAAACTCCAACTACATTAAGGAGAGGTATTTACTGTCAGCAAATCTCCAAAGAACTCAtgtgattataaaatattgaccGACGTTTTgtctaaataaaattagaacaaGATCATTGCTTGAATCGAATTTTTTAGCAGGATTTTAAGATGGCTAGgcaatgaagaggaagaagcaaAGAAACTAAACCAATCCGGAATCCAATTCATTGTCATTGAAATGTCACGTAAGCAAGTCGTAGCAATTTCTTTAGTTCTGGTTTTGGTTCTGGATCATGTCATGCAGTACTAAAgaacatgtataatttttttatgattgcaGCTGTTACTGATATTGACACTAGTGGGATCCATTCCTTCGAAGAATTACATAAGACTCTTCAGAACAGAGAATTGCAGGTAATTGAGTGAACTTTGAacttgataaatattatatattgtttgtaagattaatattttataagagtACGTAGGCCGATGATCATCAGTATTATCGTATTTTGAATGCATGCTAGCTCTTTATGAAGTACGTAAATAAGCAATTATTAACGATCATcgtgttttgttgtttttaaacAGCTTGTTTTAGCAAACCCAGCTCCAATAGTGATTGAAAAGCTGTACGAGTCCAAGTTCGTAAACTTAATCGGCGAGGACAACATCTTCCTATCCGTTGCAGACGCTGTCACAACACTCACTCCAAAAACTCAAGAACCTGCATGATGCTAATTTAGGAGGGATCGACGAGGCAGCTGGTTTGAaataatcatgtatatatattcctctttttttttttttccaaaaaaaaaaaaaacaaaagcccaGATCATGTTTTGTGATCAAACATTTCGTTGGGCATGCATCTTGTTTTGCTTctgtaattttcttgtttttatattCTCCAAAATTTTCTTTCCGTAGAACCATAGCCGTTTTTTTTGCTCTCAAACAAGTTTTAATCTTAATATTAGAAATTGGGATTGAATACATGACTAATCTTGACCAATGGATCGAAGGCAATACGTGGAATTAATGTTACAAAACTCATGGGCTGCAGAGAACGGATCAATTCTTCTTTGACCCCACGATATCCTCGACAATACTCGATCTAATCTTGCTGGCCTCCATCAGAGATGCctcaattttaatataatatgaatattattttttctttacgatcagggttttgaattttttcgaAACAActaaattctttattaaattGAATTACATGTGTTTATTGGTGCATGGAAGGAGATTCCAACAGTACGAACGACTGATCACGTACCGCCGGGATTTTTATTTTCCGGAAAAGTTCATTGCTCGAGAGTACTATCTCACATGACTGGCATTTGCTCGAGGTTATTgaactataaaaaaactatattattctGAATAGTAAATATCGATCAGCGCTGACCAAATACACACCAATGTGAAACTAATTTACTCTCGATCGATGATTACTATGGAGGAAACGCGTTAAAGCTCATGCACGGCTCCCTCTCGAATAGACACAGATTTTTATGCTCCTTGTCCTGTcctccctatatatataaatacttatgTATACCTCCCACTTTCTTCTAATCCATTCATCATCCACAGCCTCGATCGCCAACGTTTGATCAATCAAAAAAATTAGCCATGCATTTTTTGCCGAGTTCAATCCACAGCATTCATGCTAAACCTAAACCTTTCCTTTCTTCTCCAATTCCCGGTAAACGGCACCTGACCGGCCACGCGCAGGCAGTATCTGTCTCATGCAGAGCCACCGCCACCACTTTCTACGAGGTACTTTCACTGAGTCCGGACAAGGCGAGCATCGACGAGGTAAAGAAAGCTTACAGAACCATGGCTCTTCGATATCACCCAGACGTTTGTCCTCCGCTCATGAAGGAAGAGTCGACGAGGATGTTTGTCCAGCTGAATGCCGCATACCGGACGCTGTCGGATCCCGTGCTGCGCAAAGAGTATGACTGCGAAATATTAATGGAGGGTTTTGGCCGGAGTACTTTCGGAAGAACATCCAGGATGGGTGGGGTCGATCACGATCGTGGAACGAGAAGCAGGTGGGAACAACAAATTGTTGAGCTGAAGAGGAGGTCCAATTGTCGTATGGCTGAAAAGGAGGGGTCATGGGGCAGTAGAATCAGGGCTCACAACATGAGGAACAAGGAGTATTAGAAGTATACGTATTTTTTctgtataaattaaattaaaaattccaaaatccACCGACTATGcattattttgtattattttcttattaattattattatatatatatatatcagtgtaaaatggtctatatatatataggctaatAGGCATCCACCATGTCTATGGGTGACTCCTAATTATTTGTATCATTCTGAATAATACAATGCATTCatttacacttttttataacttccaaattattattattattattattattattttaataatgtgGAAGTCTTATTGGACATGagaccaattaattaattaatttcggGGCTCTTTGGAAgtccaaaattaaagaaatacaTGACTTGAAGTCTTGATCTGATCTCATTTTTATAGGGCCGGCTCGATCGAATTAATAAGCTTGCACAGAATAGACGATAGAGCATTTAATTACGAGATGCACCATGCAtgtcaagaatatatatatatatatatatatatatatatatatatatataaattatatgatcATAATCCTCGAAGATAATTTTGTGGGATTCCTTCAAACGACAGGCCTTCGATACCGTTTTGTCCCCTCTTTTTATGACTTGGGGCAAAAAAGCGTCAAAAGTTCActtcactaaataaataaatgaacaaaAGATATCACTTTCAGAAGACGTCGATGAAACAGGCCGAATGAATTTTAGGTGGACCTATGACGggtaaaatctatattttagttcgtatataatatatatatacacatatgtacatcatgtatgtatgtacgtatCTGTGTATGTAAAGCCGGCAATAAAGTTCCATTACAAAAGGAACTGAACAGAGGCGACAAGACCACATGCAATCCTCTTTGAATGATATAACCAATATCAATATTTCACTGCCGACCACTCTggtcatattaattttttttttctttttttcgacATAGTAGGAAACGGTTGGTGAAAGGGTCGATGAGATCACTGGTCTCAGAGAAGGATCACATCGATCCTTCAAGGAACTTGCTATGAAACTAGACGAACTCATTGTGTGATAGGATCCTGGGTAATGCTGCTACACTCGAGTGAGTTAGCAATCCTTTTGAGTAAGCTCATGTGTCATATGATTGGCACTTCGGGGGACATTATGTAAAGATCTCCAGTTCGTGAACTAATTGAGATGATGTTGACAATCCTCGATGATGTTTTGGATAGACCAATTTATATCTTCAAGGCAGTCACTGATAGCATTGTGGACTAGTAGTGAGTCGCCTTCTAGGTAGATGAGAAAGTTTCTATGTTGAGTGACCATGGAGATAGGTGCCAATAATAACACATGATAAATGGCAACTGAGGAAGATATGCTCTAAGATGTTAGGGATGGTATGTCAAAGTAAGCAAAAGGTGTCAGTTATGGTTGGAAGGTGAAGGCGAGAGGCTATAATGCTTTTTGTGGGAAGGAAGTTCCAGTTGATTTTCCAGAGTAAAAGTTTGAGGCGAGCTTGTAGTTTGAGTTTTCAGAGTTTTTCCATTGGGTTGCAGGTTGAGCCGAGTTTTGGGGGGGAGTTGAAATGTTGAAGATGAGGTTGTAAGNNNNNNNNNNNNNNNNNNNNNNNNNNNNNNNNNNNNNNNNNNNNNNNNNNNNNNNNNNNNNNNNNNNNNNNNNNNNNNNNNNNNNNNNNNNNNNNNNNNNCTAGGTTTGAATAGCATGAGTATGGCTACACGAAATAGAATCGAAGGATGTAAGAAGCTGTCATGCAAATTCATCAAGACGCTGGACAGACTTGGGGAGAAAAATTATTGGGAATTTGGTGACAGTTTGACAGGATATTGTCATCTTGTGGTCTTTAATAATTGTGGAAGTCAGTATACATATAGTCAGCCGATCATACTGGATCTTCCTtcatggtttttatttttgtaacaacAGATCTCACCTAAAGAAAGCTACTTAACTTTTCAATGTGgaaataaatcatttatttcATACAGTTCATTCACAATGGATAAAGAACACTTTTCTATAGCATGTAGAAAACCTTGAAAGATAGCATGTAGGTTGTTCTACATATCATCTGTATGACTAAAACATGTGCCCGGGACTGATAGCTTAGTGGTATCTAGCTgttagatatttatattttaatacacAGGACATGATTCTGTCTACTGGACTACATTCATATGCATGCACGTTAATGACTGGATCATGATTTATTGAGAGCAAAAAATCACATGAAGGAATTCGAAGGCACTACCAAGGAAATAACCCCACCCAATTTCTGATGCACTATAGAGATCAACAGGGTCAAAATGGAGAAAAGAGggtaaaaacaaaaggaaattagGGGGAGGTGTGGAAAACAGGatcaattttcttatttacttaaattaataatacactGAAATCAGTCGAACAACGACTACCACAATTGGAGCTTTGTGTATAGCCATTTGGTGTGAACCAATTGATTTCACATGTGCTAGCTTCTGAGGGCTGACTATTGCAGAAATCCTGCTCTGGCAGACTGGCACtgaatatcatttattattgaCCCCTTTTAGATGTTGATAGGAAGTGTTATGCGACTATATATATCACTATGTGGATCTCTAGCATACTTGCAGTTACTCATCTACATTTGAAACAAGAATCTCAAAAGGGTTTGTTTGAAGCAGAAATAATTAAACACAAAATGTATAACTTTTCAGCTTGCAGTTCTTTGTCCTCTGCAATTGTATTGCAGCCTAGGATGGTCCAGGCCAGGTACTTCCATGATATAAAAATAGGAACCAGGGTCGGTGTTATGTCATGGTCTATCATCTACTTTCATGCACAACATATTCAAGCTGATATGCTCTTAATGTATTCTGTTATTGTTTCCTGATTGTTACAGCCTGAAGGCCAAAAGGGATGGAGTTGGTATGAACACATGTTGTACTGGTTAAAGCCACCTTTTgtccatttttttcattttagattcTTACTTTCATTCTGATTTTTAACGTCAAGTTCTCATCAATACTCATAAGTTGTGTTATCACAGGTTACCGGACAAAGGTACCCCGAAACGTGAACATGGAAAATTTGCAGAATGGATATTTGTTCTCTGAGGTGCCTTGGATTCTTGTTTAACTGATATTTagctattttaaattttatttctttctttcaactgAAGATTTAACTTATTTCTGGGTTTTTATAATGGTATTGGGCCATATGGCTTCCTACTTAAATCATTGATTTGAGCCCTGTCAATTTCCTTTTGATCAAATTAACTTTCCAAGTACAAGATTCTCTTGCCACCCCTGGTGTAGTAGCGTCTTATGGATCCATCTGCATGCCACTTCGTTTTGGTGGCTTTTGacaataaccatttttttttttgtattcccAGTGTCTCAGCATTAGGTGTTCATAGTTGCTCATGACTTTAGCTACATATGATTCAGATTTCCAGGTGCAAGCTTCAACACATTGAGAAGTTCCCAAATGCAAAATTGATCAGCCTTGGAGTTGGTGATACCACTGAGCCTCTACCAGACATCATAGCATCAAGCATGGCAGAAGTAATTTAAATCAATCCTTATTTGCTTGCTTATGTCATGCTTCTACAGTCTATAAAAGCTGGAGAGAATTACTTGCCAACATGAACATATCTGTCTGAGTTGGACAGGTTTATGTTTGCACAGGGATCTAATCAAATTACAGAGAAaccaatagggaaaaaaaaattcccctTCAGAtggatgatttatttgatccaTCTTGAATGTTTTTCACCTAATCACGTTTTCTATAATTCATATAATGTGACCACCCGACATGAACATGTATATAAAATGTGGAAATGGGTTTTCCTAACATTACATATTGGCGTAATTTTGCACGAAACTAGCATATAAAGTGTGCAGTTGTGAATTTATAAGATCTTTATATGAATTTATGATATCATCTGGAAAGTGGAAAATTTTGTGTGGGGAAACACAGCAACTATCCCCTAATTTAGGAGAACAATTtctg carries:
- the LOC109003233 gene encoding chaperone protein dnaJ 20, chloroplastic-like is translated as MHFLPSSIHSIHAKPKPFLSSPIPGKRHLTGHAQAVSVSCRATATTFYEVLSLSPDKASIDEVKKAYRTMALRYHPDVCPPLMKEESTRMFVQLNAAYRTLSDPVLRKEYDCEILMEGFGRSTFGRTSRMGGVDHDRGTRSRWEQQIVELKRRSNCRMAEKEGSWGSRIRAHNMRNKEY
- the LOC118344879 gene encoding high affinity sulfate transporter 2-like — protein: MEIASGPSSRRHSGRLPHIHKVERPPKQNLLRDIQDSLKETFFSDEPLRPYKDQPGPRKFLLFLQHFFPILEWGRTYNLSKFKGDLIAGLTIASLCVPQDIAYAKLANLEPQYGLYSSFVPPLIYAFMGSSRDIAIGPVAVVSLLLGTLLQNEIPDSQANKLAYRRLAFTATFFAGITQFALGFFRLGFLIDFLSHAAIVGFMAGAAVTIALQQLKGLLGIKNFTKKTDIVSVMRSVWSAAHHGWNWQTMVIGLSFLAFLLFTKYIGKKNKKFFWVAAIAPLSSVVIATFFVGITHAEKQGVSIVRHIDRGINPSSFHEIHWTGEFLLKGLRIGVVAGMVALTEAVAIGRTFAAMKDYQLDGNKEMVALGSMNIVGSMTSCYVATGSFSRSAVNFMAGCKTAVSNIVMSCVVLLTLVLITPLFKYTPNAVLASIIIAAVVGLVDIGAVILLWKIDKFDFVACMGAFFGVIFKSVEIGLLIAVAISFAKILLQVTRPRTALLGKLPGTNVYRNVEQYSNATTVPGILIIRVDSAIYFSNSNYIKERILRWLGNEEEEAKKLNQSGIQFIVIEMSPVTDIDTSGIHSFEELHKTLQNRELQLVLANPAPIVIEKLYESKFVNLIGEDNIFLSVADAVTTLTPKTQEPA